A stretch of Paenibacillus sp. URB8-2 DNA encodes these proteins:
- a CDS encoding GNAT family N-acetyltransferase produces the protein MKEDRFMIREAVPEDARPIEELYRLLLPDHPDIEVRPDRIRQISSNPDSFLYVCEEDNVIAGTVHLHLCMDALSGTRPFAVVERVGMKRIFFMPRSAMTEKEVNYLKNTFKMKIQNEKQTIGK, from the coding sequence GTGAAAGAAGACCGTTTTATGATCAGAGAAGCCGTACCGGAGGATGCCCGCCCGATAGAGGAGCTGTACCGGCTGCTGCTGCCGGATCATCCGGATATTGAGGTTCGGCCCGACCGGATACGTCAGATATCGTCAAATCCGGACAGCTTTCTGTACGTATGCGAAGAAGATAACGTAATAGCGGGCACGGTGCATTTGCACTTATGTATGGATGCGCTGAGCGGAACCCGCCCTTTTGCCGTTGTGGAAAGGGTAGGGATGAAGCGCATCTTTTTTATGCCGCGCTCGGCTATGACGGAAAAGGAAGTAAATTATTTAAAAAATACCTTTAAAATGAAAATACAAAATGAAAAACAGACGATTGGGAAGTGA
- a CDS encoding GNAT family N-acetyltransferase, producing MGVTLRELVPGDAEELLRLQHALDEETAFMMLEPGERHSSAQQVREMIQSYSAAETSILIGAEAGGQLTGYVSARGGGANRNRHSAYIVIGVLKSYQGMGVGGALLSELEPWAKENGIVRLELTVMKHNARAIALYTKSGFSVEGTKVKSLRVDGKWVDEYYMSKIIEASAEENT from the coding sequence GTGGGTGTAACTTTAAGGGAACTGGTTCCCGGCGATGCCGAGGAACTCCTCCGCCTGCAGCACGCACTGGACGAAGAAACAGCTTTTATGATGCTGGAGCCGGGCGAGCGGCATTCCAGTGCGCAGCAGGTTCGGGAGATGATACAAAGTTATTCTGCGGCGGAGACATCCATTCTGATCGGTGCGGAAGCGGGCGGACAGCTCACGGGCTATGTTTCAGCAAGAGGAGGCGGGGCAAACCGCAACCGTCACAGCGCCTATATCGTAATTGGGGTTCTTAAAAGCTATCAGGGTATGGGAGTGGGCGGCGCGCTGCTGAGCGAACTGGAACCCTGGGCCAAAGAGAACGGAATCGTCCGTCTCGAGCTTACGGTGATGAAGCATAACGCTCGGGCAATTGCCTTGTACACCAAAAGCGGCTTCTCCGTTGAAGGAACCAAAGTCAAATCGCTCAGAGTCGACGGCAAATGGGTGGACGAATATTATATGAGCAAAATTATCGAGGCTTCGGCGGAAGAGAATACATAA